In Methanofastidiosum sp., the following are encoded in one genomic region:
- a CDS encoding nucleoside triphosphate pyrophosphohydrolase family protein — MTLNEYHRLAYRTARERESGERALLVAALGLAGESGEFAELVKKHLFHDHPFDRDKAIKEVGDVLWYVAQACTALGIQLEEVAEKNINKLKERYPEGFTSERSIHRNV, encoded by the coding sequence TTGACACTGAATGAATATCACAGATTGGCTTACAGAACAGCTAGAGAAAGAGAATCTGGGGAGAGGGCTCTGCTTGTAGCGGCACTCGGCCTCGCAGGTGAGTCAGGAGAATTTGCAGAACTGGTGAAGAAACATTTGTTCCACGACCACCCCTTCGACAGGGACAAAGCAATTAAAGAGGTAGGCGACGTCTTGTGGTATGTGGCGCAGGCTTGCACAGCTCTAGGCATTCAACTGGAAGAAGTTGCCGAAAAGAACATCAATAAACTGAAGGAACGCTACCCGGAAGGTTTCACTTCTGAAAGGAGTATACATAGAAACGTATGA